Within Vigna unguiculata cultivar IT97K-499-35 chromosome 2, ASM411807v1, whole genome shotgun sequence, the genomic segment AACCTTAAATAGAACTGACTATCTTCACCTGGATAGCGTGCCAAGAAACATATTTACTCTCACCATTGTAAAAGCTGGCGCATCTTTGAAATAAAGGGCCTCAGTTGcaccttctaattatgacaagacatatcaactttattgggaggtgccaaagttaatttattatattactcttCTAAAAGGTAATAGATACTTCAATTGGGATAACGTGcaaattcaaaaatttacttTGACCACTGTAAAAGCTGAtgcatatttcaaataattggccTCAATTGcaccttctaattatgacaagacttatcaactttattgggaggtgccaaagctgatttattatattactcttCTAAAAGGTAATAGATACTTCAATTGGGATAACGTGCCAATTTAGAAATTTACTTTGACCATTGTAGAAACTGAcgcatatttcaaataattagcCTCACTTTcaccttctaattatgacaagaCTTATCAACTGTATTGGGAGGTGCCAAAgctgatttattatattactcttCTAAAAGGTAATAGATACTTCAATTGGGATAACGTGTCAACTCAGAAATTTACTCTAACCACTGTAAAAGCTGGCGCATCTATGAAATAAAGAGCCTCAATTGcaccttctaattatgacaagaCCTATCAACTTTATTGGGAGGTGCCAAAGATGATTTATTATATCACTCCTGTAAAAGGTGAAAGATACTCCAATTGGGATAACATGCccattaaaaaatttactttaacCACTGCTAAAGCTTAcgcatatttcaaataattggccTCACTTAcaccttctaattatgacaagacttgtcaactttattgggaGGTGCCAAGGCTGATATTTAATTCAGAAATTTACTCTTACCTTGTAATTTGGACAAGACTTGTCAATGCTATTGGGATAGTGTGCGAATAAAGATACATAATTTTACCACTTCATAAAGGGTTATGTGAATGGTGGACCTTTTTGAAATTGTGCTAATACTGATATTGTTTGTAAGTGGGGAGTACAGAGGTAGTAAGTGGGGAGTTGTGATGACTATTTTGGTCTTCACTCCTCACACTAACCTTAACATAGTACAAATTCATTTCCATGACCatgacattaaatgttgtgtAATGTGGCCACAGGGTTTTTTAGAATTTTCGAGTCACACTATCCTCGAAATTGAGGACTGAAGAACAATGAAGTGGGAAGTTATGTTGGATATTTTGGTCATTAGTACCtgtttttgtttcatattttcagTTACTGCAaccgataataaaaaaatttacaataactCCCCATTTAATTTGACACGGCTCCCCACATACCATTTACGTTACTTATGGGATAATTTGTAATGTTCACCATCCAAATACGCTACTATTCAATTTGGTCGTCATggaaataatttacttttgttgttcataactcaatatcaaaatgtCCATGGTAACTCCCCACTTAATCCATCATTAGTCCCTACCTACCTCATTCATTAGTTATGAGACATTTTTCCATTATCCCCATCTAATTAACATTTAGTAGTCTTAGAAATATTATTGTGTTATCATATGATTACAATGAACATTTTTCTCTTGACTCtcaagttttatattttccatttttatacTTTCCATTGAATTACTACAACTGATgttcaaaataataagaataactcACAACTTAATGCAACAAGACTCCTCACATACCTCATACATACTTTAAGGGACATCTTTTCATTACACCATCCAAAAAAGCTACTTTTCAATTTCGTGGtaatgaaaatagtttttttctatGATACAATGACAACGAACATTTTGTCTTAACactcaaatttaatattttacattaaaataactGTTAGTGATGttcataatattaagaaaaactcCCCACTTATTCCAGCATTACTCCACACATACAGAACccataataaaatgaaagtctACGAAGGAAAGATTCCAAACATAGCACCAAATTActcctattaaaaaaattaatactacacaaattattaaaaaaaattaaattaaattgacgtttatattttcaaattacacataaaaaacttactacacaatacaaaatttatttttaaatcaacaaattcaaaaagaaaaaaatattatttttttctttcaaataatacctaaaataactaaaaacacaatactacatctattttaaaaaaatatatttaacctttaatgtaacattttttacaaaaagaaaacaaaaaataactcatatatattttattaaaaaagtttaaaaatattaattctaatttatttataaaaaaaaaacaagttcagAATTCGGATCCCTGGGACCGAATTCTGActtagaataaaaagaaaaaaaaagcatcaTAAGTTGGAATTCGGGTGCTAGAGGACCGAATTctcaactgaaaaaaaaaattgtgccATCTATGTAAATTTAAACTATAGTATgctatttaagtaaaaaaaactGGTCAACCGTGCTTTTTGGGAAAAAAAACTGAATTTCTACTTgtgatgttttttttcttttcattccaaGTCAGAATTCGGTCTCCAGGGATCCGAATTCTGAACttggttttttatttactttttgtttttttaaataaactaaaattaatgttttttaaatttttaataaaatagatataaaagttattttttgttttctttttgtcaacaatgTTACATTAgaggttaaatatatatatatatatatatatatatatatatatatatatatatatatatatatatatatatatatatatatatatatattaaaatagatcttgtattgtgtttttagttattttaggtattacttgaaagaaaaaaaaataatattattttatttttgaatttgttgatttaaatatagattttatattgtgtagtaagttattttatgtgcaatttgaaaatataaaaatcaatttaattttttttataatttgtgtaatattaattatttttaatagatgtttataaatattgaaattacatttatcttttaatttttaataattttaaaaaaatgtatattataaactttgaaaatttgtaaaaaatattttaaaaatgatggaaataactaaaataatttaaaagcatttcattattgtattttaaataattttgttatttgtttttggtttatgtaaaataagtaacaataaatgataataagaaaagatgtaCCATTGAATTGAATCAAGTGCAAATTTATTGAACACAATTAAAAGTACAACATAAACTAAGTGGTTTGATGTGGATCATCTAAGTCCAGGGTTATTAGGACAATGATTTCTTGTGTGTCATTTAGTTCTACAATAGGAACACTTTTTTGATTATCTTCCTTCCTTAATGTCCATCTCAGTCCTAATTGTACTTGATTTAGGTCAACCCCTCTCGCTCCTTTTTGTAGCAGGATGAGGCCAAACCTGTGGCCCTTGGTATGGTGGCCAATATTCTTCATGTCTTAACTCGccaaatatattgttatatactTTCATGATGACATCCAGCCTATAATGCGGACTTATGTACATGCTGAAGTCGTGATGTGCATGGTTGCAAGTTGAAATAACATGTGAACATGGtagatgtattttttgaaactttccacAATCGTACCACCTTTCATCTAATCTGACTACAAATTTTCCTACTGGACATACTTCTCTGGGATTGACCATCTCTTCCACTCTGAATCTTGTAGtatttctatcaaattcaaCGACGTAGTGCGTATTTGACTTGGAGTCCGCATCTTGTAGGAATTTGGTCGCATATTTAGAGTACACATGACCAGCACTGACCATTGCAGTTATTTGTCTACCTCTTTTTGTGAAGTATGTGTTGCACCTGGTGTACGTGACCAATACTATGGATGAAATTGGCAAATTCCTTGTCTTCTTCAGgacaaaatttattgtttcaGCCAGATTCGTTGTTACGTGACCCCACCTTCTTCCTTGATCATATGCAAGACACCACTGCTCCCTTGGAATTTGGTCTACCCAAGCTGCTGCTTCTGGGTTGTCTTCTCTAATGATGTTGTAGTAGTAGTTACAACGTGGCTCCGTCAATGCGTACGCTACACATATAATTATAAgaagattttattttctaataatggGTGTGAAAAATTAAcagccaaaaaaattaaaaagagaaaTTTACATGTAATAACTAACCCATGTTGACAAGGTCCTTTTTCAGAGTTgtattcttgaatctttttgtaaaattttgtgcaATGTGTGGAATACAAAACACCTGGACACAGTTCCCTTCAGTCCAGCCACTACTGGGTCTGTTGAATGCTGCACTGATTGAATTGTGGCGGTCTGACATTAAGCATAAATTTTGTTGAGGCGTAACGTGTGTCCTTaggtttttaaggaaaaaaaaccaAGCTTCAGCAGTTTCACCCTCTACTATAGCAAATGCAATGGGGAAAATGTTATTTCTCCCATCTTGTGCAACAGCTACTAGAAGGGTGCCCCTATACCTTCCGTAAAGGAAGGTTCCGTCCACTTGCACTATTGGTTTGCAAAATGGGAAGCCATCAGTGCATGGTTTGAATGTCCAGAACACTCTTCGAAAGTGTTGTTGGTTTTCTAGGACCTCCTCCCCATTTGTAATTGGACTGGTTTTCAACTTGTATACAAACCCAGACAAATAAATTTGCATGGCTTGTAGTAGGCACGACAATCGGTTGTAAGACTGTTCTTAGTTTCCGTACACATCTTCAATTGCTTGCTGTTTCGCCAACCATGCCTTTCTGTATGTTATGTTATATCCCATAGAGGTCTCGATGGAAGAAATTGTTGTTGCAATTGGTGTGGATGGGTCTCACTCCACCATTTGTCTTACATGTTGAAATATTATTCTTGAGCTCAGGTGTCTATGGTCTTGTGTTATGAGTTGTGTTGCACATGTGTGCACACCTTCAACCTTTCTAATTTCCCACACTTGGTTCCTTGTATGTAATATTGCCTGACATTTCCAAGAACACAGGTGTTGCACACATTGCACCCTCAACCTTGTTGTGTTTGAGTGTGTGGTTTTGTAGGTGCAATGGTTTGTTATGTGGTACCTATTTAAAGCATCTAGAAGTTGTTCCTTTGTTTGAAACCTCATTCCTTGGGTCAGTGTACCAACATCGTGCTCAAAGTTGTCATGCAACATTGTTTGGTGGCCACGGGGTTTTTTAGAATTTTCGAGTCACATTATCTTCGAAATTGAGGGGTGAAGAACAATTAAGTGGGAAGTTATGTTGGatattttggtcattaataccagtttttgtttcatattttcagTAACTGCAaccgataataaaaaaaatttacaataactCCCCATTTAATCCAACACGGCTCCCCACATACCATTTACGTTACTTATGGGATAATTTGTAATGTTCACCATCCAAATAAGCTACTATTCAATTTTGTCGTCATggaaataatttacttttgttgTTCATAACTCAAGATCAAAATGTCCATCGTAACTCCCCACTTAATCCATCATTAGTCCCTACCTACCTCATTCATTAGTTATGAGACCTTTTTCCATTATCTCCATTCAATTAACATTTAGTAGTCTTAGAAATATTATTGTGCTATCATATGATTACAATGAACATTTTTCTCTTGACTCtcaagttttatattttccatttttatacTTTCCATTGAATTACTGCAACTGATgttcaaaataataagaataactcACAACTTAATCCAACAAGACTCCTCACATACCTCATAGATACTTTAAGGGACATCTTTTCATTACACCATCCAAAAAAGCTGCTTTTCAATTTCGTGGtaatgaaaatagtttttttctatGATACAATGACAACGAACATTTTGTCTTAACACTCAAGtttcatattttacattaacaAAACTGTTAGCGATGttcataatattaagaaaaactcCCCACTTATTCTAGCATTACTCCCCACATACAGAACCCACAATGAAATGAAAGTCCACGAAGGAAAGATTCCAAACCAACACCCAATTACTcctgttaaaaaaaattaatactacacaaattattaaaataaattaaattaaattgacgtttatattttcaaattacacataaaaaaacttactacacaatacaaaatttatttttaaatcaacaaattcaaaaagaaaaaagtattattttttttctttcaaataatacctaaaataactaaaagcACAATACTgcatctatttaaaaaaaatattcaacctttaatgtaaaattttttacaaaaagaaaacaaaaaataactcttatatatattttatcaaaaaaattaaaaaatattaattctaatttatttaaaaaaaaaaacaagttcagAATTTGGATCCCTAGGGACCGAATTCTAACttggaattgaaaaaaaaataaaacattaacgATTGGAATTCGGCTCTCGAAGGACCGAATTcccaactaaaaaaaaaaacaatgctaTCCATGTAAATTTAAGGCAGAGTGTGCTATGCTGGTAAATAAAAGAGCCAACAGTGCTCTTTTGGAAAAAAATCGATATTGTTTCTTGTTTTATGGAAAGTAAAAGGTTAAAGAGGTTcccattttttattcaattgagtctttattttagaaaatttgttgTAATCAGGTCTTTTCCGTTTGTAGTGCATTAACGGTGTTAactatgtgtcacgtgtcatcacgtgatattttttattttttttttaaattttttaaattttttaaattttttttaaatttttctaagaaaattaaaattgccacgtgtcaatctgacattgtgccatGTGGCATAGATaatgtgatgtggcagtggcaatgccacgtgtcactattagatgtaAAAAATCTCAATGTAGTctctgtatttgttattttgtcttaatttggtcctaatttttttaaaactgaatcaatttcatccctatatcaaatttaatttttatataaattttacaatggtatttttattataattgatatttttaacaaaattaaatttatttaaatacattatgcactgatatttatttaaattttgttttaaatatttatatatctataatttatcgATAAATGTTTCCGTCGCAAAAACAAACAAGTTCTAAGTCTCAAGACTTTCCCTATGCTACCTTGAGAATGCTAAAAATATAGGTAACATAGGTGATTGTATaactttaatgaaattatttaaatttatttaaatagtgtATGTTTATGacttatggttaaatatgtttttgcttatttaacttttagtaaaagttaaaattaatcattcttgaaaatattggtccaatttagtcctttaacttaaaaaaatgtgaatttagttttttaaactaaattttgttaagtttatttgacgtttcatgatagtatttgagtttatttatattttttgacatattttcgtttcaatgttaactggGAAACATATTAAAAAGATGAGAGattaaattggtttaaaatttccaaaagaaactaattttaattttcattactaaaagataagagaataaaaatatatttaatccaaaattaatttataactaaagattattttaatctttttggtGTTGCTATATGCACAAATAATATGGATCGGAGCAAATTACttaatggtgtgtttggatgagacaATTCAAGAGagtgattcatttatttggagaatttgaaattctttgtaatgaaatgctttgtttggatagagaaattaaaaagaatttaaaatgcatgcattcttttgaagtatttcaattagctaaattagaagaaattcaaataccttaGCCTTGTGTTTGGgtggagcatttcaacaatgcttagaaattgaaatactttgcatttgaattgcttgcaattaaatttcattcattttttaaataatttatttggataagaaaattaaaataccttacatttcaatttcttgtttggaaaaaaatggaatttattgtgagataaaatttaattttaacaatatttattttaggcttaattatgttttgagtttatgataaatttggaaacccGACGATCAAGAAGGGTCGAACGACACGGATAAGTCCGACAACTCGGACGGGACCGACAACCTAGACGGGTCGACGACCTAGACAGGTCCGACGACTCGGATGGACCTTCCAAACGGTCGGGcccatctaggtcgtcgggctcgttcggaTAGTTTGactcgtttgggtcgtcgggctcaaAGGTTTGGAAGGGTCGTTCGGGTCATCACGCAGTCTGTGTCGtagggcccgttcgggttgtcaggctcatttgggtcgtcgggcccatctggaTCGTCGAGCACGTTCTGGTCGTCGGACATGTCTGGATTGTCGGGCCCGTTAGATCATTGGTCTTGTCCAGATAGTCTGCCATGTctgagtcgtcgggcccgttttgGTCGTAAGGCCCGTCCGGGTTGACGAACGAGCCCGTCTAGATCATCgtgcccgtctgggtcgttggatagggatggcaaaatgggCAAGGCCCGCCAGCCCGCCCAAAAAAGGGTGGATTGGGTTGGAAATTCCAACCTGTCAACCCGCTGTAACCCGGCCCGCCTAGCCCGCCAGTTTACCGGGCCAACCTGCGGGACAGTGCgccaacccttttttttttaattttttatgtttaaaattaaaaataatcgaaaaataatactttttttatattatataaaataaattaaaaaaaaagtaaaaaaagaaagagagatagGCCAGGCCGCCCGAAGTCGGGACGGGTTACAGTTTTCGGCCTATTTATTGATGGCGGGCCAGCCCAGCCCGATCCATTTTTTTCGGGCCACAAGCGGGCTGGGCTGGCCTGTTTTGCGACCCCTATCGTCGGACCCGTCTGGATCTTTAGACCCGTCTGGATCATCGAGCCCATTCAAGTCGTCGGATCCGTCTGAATCGTCGACCCCGTTTGTGTCATCGGGCCTACCAAAGAGTCTAGAATGTGaagttgagtgagaagaatttcaaattccacctattttgagggtatttgaatttctactaatttagctaattgaaatccctcaaaaaaatgcttgcatttgaaatgctttttaatttctgtatccaaacaaagcatttcattacaaagcaatctaaattcttcaaaaaaatgaattacttcattaaaatactctatccaaacacactctaaaaaaaggtggaatttgaaattcttctcactcaacctcacactcTGGACTTAATCCCAAACGGACCCGGAAAACCCATCAATCATGACCGGTTGGCTGGCCATACAATCTAGACAGATCAGACCGACCTGACGACATAAACGGGTTGAGCAGGCCCAACAACCCAGACGGGTCGTGCaagcccgatgacccaaacgaACCGAGTCACCTAATTACGCATACGGGTTAGGCGGGCTTGAAAACTCAAACATGTCGGTCAAGCCCGACAACCCACACCGTCCGAGTGAGCCCAATGACCAAGATGTGTCGAGCtggcccaacgacccaaaccGACCAGGTTGGCCAGAAGAAATAAACGGGTCGGTGGGCTCGATGACCCAAATGGGACTAACAACCTAGAAGAGTCAAGTGGGCTCAAAGACAAAGACGGGCCGAACTAACCTGACAACCCACACGAGTTAGCGGTTCGATGACCTAGAGGTGTCAGGCGGGCTTGATGATCCAAACGTGTCGAACAGGCCCAACAACCTGACCGACCTGTTGACCCGACAAGCCTGATTGACTTGATGACCTAGTTAGCCCAACTAActcgacgacctagacgagcctgacgaccttGCCAAGTTGGGTCGGCCCATCGACACAAACTTGCTAGGTGTGCCCGATGATAGAAACGGGCCCAACAACCCAAATGGGTTGGACGGGCCAGACAACCTAGACGGGTCGAACcggcccaacgacccaaacaGGTCAAACGGCCCAACGACCTAGACATGCCCGACCGACCCAACGACGTAGCTGGTTTGGGCCAATCGAATGACACAAATTGGTCGGGTAGGCCCAATGACACAAGCGTGCCTAACAACCTAGTTGGGTTGAGTGGGCTTGACAACCTAGTGGGGTCAGCTGAGCCAATGACCTAGAAGGGTCGAGTTGGGTCGGGTCGTGCTGGGCCATGTTGACGATCTTAACGAGCACAACCGGCAGGTATGTGCCGTTAAGCTTGTATGATCATCGTGAGGAAGTGTTTTTTATTGGTCAGAATAGGAGGAAGTGTTTTGTGTTGGTGGTTAATGTTGTAAAGCACTTCAAGGGCATTATAAAAGTAATCAGTTATGATAATTATGTGCATAATATGTGAATGAAATATTGCAATTTGGAAATGGTTTGGTGATAATGGATTCCATGAATTATTTTCTGATTTAGTCTCCTGTTTTACTAATTTGGTACTATCACAAAGTAATTTGGAATGAAAAATTATGACTGAAAGAATGGTATACAATGTATGGCGAATAAGAAATAGAAGTGCACGTTTCATTCAAACAGTGCATCACCAACGTCATTGATCAATAATGCCAAACAAGTGGTCCAAAGCAATAGCAAAAGTGTTTCCTTGAATTGAATACAATAATGCAAAAAGT encodes:
- the LOC114174425 gene encoding uncharacterized protein LOC114174425, with amino-acid sequence MQIYLSGFVYKLKTSPITNGEEVLENQQHFRRVFWTFKPCTDGFPFCKPIVQVDGTFLYGRYRGTLLVAVAQDGRNNIFPIAFAIVEGETAEAWFFFLKNLRTHVTPQQNLCLMSDRHNSISAAFNRPSSGWTEGNCVQVFCIPHIAQNFTKRFKNTTLKKDLVNMAYALTEPRCNYYYNIIREDNPEAAAWVDQIPREQWCLAYDQGRRWGHVTTNLAETINFVLKKTRNLPISSIVLVTYTRCNTYFTKRGRQITAMVSAGHVYSKYATKFLQDADSKSNTHYVVEFDRNTTRFRVEEMVNPREVCPVGKFVVRLDERWYDCGKFQKIHLPCSHVISTCNHAHHDFSMYISPHYRLDVIMKVYNNIFGELRHEEYWPPYQGPQVWPHPATKRSERG